The Mechercharimyces sp. CAU 1602 genome includes a region encoding these proteins:
- the spoIIID gene encoding sporulation transcriptional regulator SpoIIID: protein MHDYIKERTIKIGRYFVETRNTVRHIAKEFGVSKSTVHKDLTERLPEINPELAEEVKKILEYHKSIRHLRGGEATKVKYKNQKEKVDDMSQQQETEATTLNM, encoded by the coding sequence GTGCACGATTATATAAAAGAGCGTACAATTAAGATTGGACGGTACTTTGTGGAGACAAGGAACACGGTTCGACATATTGCTAAAGAATTTGGTGTATCCAAAAGTACTGTTCATAAGGATCTTACAGAACGTTTACCTGAAATCAACCCTGAGTTGGCGGAAGAAGTGAAGAAGATCCTGGAGTATCATAAATCGATTCGTCATTTGCGTGGTGGTGAAGCGACGAAAGTAAAATACAAAAATCAAAAAGAGAAAGTTGATGATATGAGTCAACAGCAAGAGACAGAAGCGACAACACTAAATATGTAG
- a CDS encoding M23 family metallopeptidase, with protein MKPQDPDKRVKKLPTRAKWKRVLGKKWVFPAIYLGTAALIFTMMWWYQSSQNQSLPELGLETIQMNNDEGEKKEQKEESMRLPVADDTQEMMKMGYYEEADTDEAKEASLVKYANTFWPHSGQDYARKDGKEFEVVAALSGKVTRAEENPILGMVVEIEHENGLVTVYQSLTDVQVKAGDSVKSGEKIATSGFNKFEKEAGNHLHFEVRKEEKPLNPNQFISSKK; from the coding sequence ATGAAACCACAAGATCCAGACAAGCGCGTTAAAAAATTACCTACACGCGCCAAATGGAAAAGAGTTCTAGGAAAGAAATGGGTCTTCCCTGCTATTTATTTGGGTACTGCTGCACTTATCTTCACTATGATGTGGTGGTACCAAAGTAGTCAAAATCAAAGCTTACCCGAGTTGGGATTGGAAACTATCCAAATGAATAATGACGAGGGTGAGAAGAAAGAGCAGAAAGAAGAGAGTATGCGTCTTCCAGTAGCTGATGACACGCAAGAAATGATGAAGATGGGCTACTATGAGGAGGCGGATACAGATGAAGCAAAAGAAGCTTCCCTTGTAAAATATGCTAATACATTTTGGCCCCATTCTGGACAGGATTACGCTCGTAAAGATGGCAAAGAATTTGAAGTAGTTGCCGCTTTGAGTGGGAAAGTGACACGGGCAGAAGAAAACCCGATCCTGGGAATGGTTGTTGAGATCGAGCATGAAAACGGATTGGTTACTGTATATCAGAGCTTAACGGATGTGCAAGTGAAAGCTGGGGACAGCGTAAAAAGTGGAGAGAAGATCGCCACTTCCGGATTTAACAAGTTTGAAAAAGAAGCGGGTAACCATTTGCACTTCGAAGTGCGTAAAGAGGAGAAACCGCTAAATCCGAATCAATTTATTAGCTCCAAAAAATAA
- a CDS encoding DegT/DnrJ/EryC1/StrS aminotransferase family protein, translating into MNEIPLMDLHAQYKGLKGDIQAAIERVLESGQYIMGPEVTQFEKEVASYIGVEHGIGVANGTDALLLSLEALGIGAGDEVITTPFTFFATAEVISLVGATPVFVDIEPLTYNMDVTQLRAQITPRTKAILAVHLFGQPAAMEQIRQVATEYDLHVIEDAAQAIGAHYQGQKVGSLGDVACFSFFPTKNLGGYGDAGMVVTDNEELAQTIRLLRAHGSKYKYHHQLIGHNSRLDPIQAAMLRVKLPHLDRWNKQRRERVQLYNSLLADLPLKTPHVASERISAHHLYVIACEQRDSLRNFLKREGIATGIYYPVPLHLQEVYRSLEYTEGSFPQAERLAEETLALPLYPELKSEEVERVAAKIRLFFTASSIEISTRHHVKGG; encoded by the coding sequence ATGAATGAGATTCCATTAATGGACTTGCATGCTCAGTACAAAGGATTGAAGGGAGATATTCAGGCAGCGATTGAACGTGTGTTGGAAAGTGGACAATATATTATGGGGCCAGAAGTAACGCAATTTGAAAAAGAGGTGGCAAGCTATATAGGAGTGGAGCATGGGATTGGAGTTGCCAATGGTACAGATGCGCTGTTGCTGTCGTTAGAGGCACTTGGGATTGGTGCTGGAGATGAAGTTATTACGACGCCATTCACCTTTTTTGCCACCGCGGAAGTGATTTCACTGGTGGGGGCGACACCTGTCTTTGTTGATATTGAGCCCCTAACCTATAATATGGATGTAACACAGCTACGCGCGCAAATCACGCCACGTACGAAAGCGATCTTAGCTGTCCATCTGTTTGGACAGCCAGCAGCGATGGAGCAGATACGGCAGGTGGCAACAGAATATGACCTGCATGTGATAGAGGATGCGGCACAAGCGATCGGTGCTCATTACCAAGGGCAAAAAGTAGGATCATTAGGGGATGTAGCCTGCTTCTCTTTTTTCCCGACTAAAAATTTGGGCGGATACGGTGATGCAGGAATGGTAGTAACCGATAATGAGGAGCTAGCGCAGACGATTCGTCTTCTGCGTGCGCATGGGAGTAAGTACAAATACCATCATCAACTTATCGGGCATAACAGTCGGCTAGATCCCATACAGGCAGCTATGTTACGAGTGAAATTGCCCCACCTTGATCGTTGGAATAAGCAACGGCGTGAACGAGTGCAGTTGTATAACTCATTGCTGGCAGATTTGCCTCTTAAAACACCTCATGTGGCTTCAGAGAGAATATCTGCTCATCATCTCTATGTAATTGCTTGTGAACAACGCGATTCTTTACGGAATTTTCTTAAACGAGAGGGAATTGCGACAGGGATTTACTACCCCGTTCCCCTTCATCTGCAAGAGGTTTATCGTTCATTGGAATATACAGAGGGGAGTTTTCCTCAGGCTGAACGACTGGCAGAGGAAACACTGGCTCTTCCCTTATACCCAGAACTGAAAAGCGAAGAAGTAGAGCGGGTTGCTGCTAAGATTAGGCTGTTTTTCACTGCTTCGTCGATTGAAATCTCTACACGACATCATGTAAAGGGTGGATAA
- a CDS encoding NAD-dependent malic enzyme: protein MIETPSLPGNLGRVATAIGQAGGDIGEITTVRIGPRTTLRNITVQCESDEKLAEILADIRQLGRGIRLTAVSDDVLSAHEGGKIHMTSKMDVRSLADLRKVYTPGVANVCRVIMEDPSKARIYTSIGHTVAIVTDGTAVLGLGNIGPVAGMPVMEGKAALFDRFAGISGIPILLDTSDPDEVVNTVKHIAHSFGGILLEDIGSPHCFEIEERLQQELDIPVMHDDQHGTAVVTLAAVMSACRAAGVDLKEAKVGQIGLGAAGLAICRMFLAYGVTEVYGTDPQEQARQRLQGYGGKPLVTLEELMLECDIVVATTGVPGLIQPDMIRKGQVILALSNPKPEIRPEVAVEAGAAFAADGRSVNNALGFPGIFRGILNAKARRFSHEMFVAAAEEISRLTKEGDLVPHPLDPDVHHQVSQAVERIALKQKD, encoded by the coding sequence ATGATCGAAACACCCTCATTACCCGGAAATTTGGGTCGAGTAGCTACTGCTATTGGACAAGCCGGTGGTGATATCGGTGAGATTACAACTGTGCGAATTGGGCCGCGCACAACCTTGCGCAATATCACAGTACAATGCGAAAGTGATGAGAAGTTAGCGGAAATATTGGCTGATATTCGCCAATTGGGTAGAGGAATCCGTCTAACAGCTGTCTCTGATGATGTACTCTCCGCTCATGAGGGTGGAAAGATTCATATGACCAGTAAGATGGATGTCCGTTCTCTTGCCGATCTACGAAAAGTGTACACTCCAGGGGTGGCCAATGTGTGCCGTGTCATAATGGAAGATCCTAGTAAAGCGCGCATCTATACCAGTATTGGTCATACGGTGGCCATTGTTACTGATGGTACGGCGGTATTGGGATTGGGCAATATAGGTCCAGTTGCAGGAATGCCAGTAATGGAAGGGAAAGCGGCTCTCTTTGATCGCTTTGCTGGAATAAGTGGGATTCCAATCTTGTTGGATACAAGCGATCCCGATGAAGTGGTCAACACGGTGAAACATATTGCTCACAGTTTTGGGGGCATCTTATTAGAGGATATTGGTTCCCCTCATTGCTTTGAAATTGAGGAGCGTTTGCAGCAAGAATTAGACATCCCTGTTATGCATGACGATCAGCATGGAACGGCAGTTGTTACGTTGGCTGCAGTCATGTCGGCTTGTCGTGCTGCTGGAGTCGACTTAAAAGAAGCGAAGGTAGGACAGATAGGACTGGGAGCAGCTGGATTGGCGATTTGTCGTATGTTTCTGGCTTATGGAGTTACTGAAGTGTATGGTACAGACCCACAAGAACAAGCCCGTCAACGTTTGCAAGGATATGGTGGGAAGCCTTTAGTTACCCTTGAGGAATTAATGCTCGAGTGTGATATTGTGGTGGCGACAACGGGTGTACCTGGTTTGATTCAACCTGATATGATTCGTAAAGGGCAAGTTATTTTGGCGTTGTCTAACCCTAAGCCGGAAATTCGGCCGGAAGTAGCAGTGGAAGCAGGAGCTGCTTTTGCTGCTGATGGTCGTTCTGTAAATAACGCACTCGGCTTTCCTGGAATCTTTCGCGGAATATTGAATGCGAAGGCACGACGGTTTTCGCATGAGATGTTTGTTGCGGCAGCGGAGGAGATTTCACGTTTAACAAAAGAAGGCGATTTAGTTCCACACCCACTTGACCCAGATGTCCATCATCAAGTAAGTCAAGCTGTAGAACGAATTGCATTGAAACAAAAGGATTAA
- a CDS encoding glycosyltransferase family 4 protein, which translates to MSKMLHVAIISHMYPHPANPMSGLFVHQQVRALQDRGVKCSVFVPTPSFPFYPKWKKYRQEEKKTVMDGVFVQYVPTRMFPAGLGFSFYSQYYLQSLQAVITAFHRTHPIDLIHCHTLFPDGHVGASLRQKLRVPVVSTVHGSDILVYPEKNRCVARHVEETLATNDAIIAVSDGLAEAVRRVDKDVMVHTIYNGFDAERFYPREGREMKIRLGLPLEQEVILFVGNLYSVKGLEYLIRAMRQVYRERPQASLWIVGEGPLRKRLQAQVEALTMTHAISFVGRRPHEEIATWMNASHLICLPSLHEGLGGVLLEAMGCAIPVVATRVGGIPEIVREGETGMLVAAQDEQALAGKVVEMLRLSGEDKCAYAQRAYRFSQSFRWEKSASQLIALYEKLT; encoded by the coding sequence ATGAGTAAGATGTTACATGTTGCGATCATCTCACATATGTACCCCCATCCTGCCAACCCGATGTCAGGATTATTTGTGCATCAACAAGTGCGGGCATTACAAGATAGAGGGGTCAAGTGTAGTGTCTTTGTTCCTACCCCATCTTTTCCGTTCTATCCGAAGTGGAAAAAATATCGGCAAGAAGAGAAGAAAACGGTCATGGATGGTGTATTTGTTCAATATGTTCCAACAAGGATGTTTCCTGCGGGACTGGGATTCTCTTTCTACAGTCAATATTACCTGCAATCCCTGCAAGCGGTGATTACTGCTTTTCATCGTACTCATCCGATTGACCTCATTCACTGCCACACACTCTTTCCCGATGGACATGTAGGTGCCTCCCTCAGGCAAAAATTACGAGTCCCTGTTGTAAGTACGGTTCATGGTTCCGATATTCTTGTATATCCTGAGAAGAATAGGTGTGTGGCCCGTCATGTAGAAGAGACTCTGGCGACAAATGATGCGATTATTGCGGTAAGTGACGGGCTAGCGGAAGCTGTTCGCCGTGTGGATAAAGATGTAATGGTTCATACTATTTATAATGGCTTTGATGCAGAGCGTTTCTATCCGCGTGAAGGTAGGGAAATGAAAATTAGATTGGGACTTCCTCTGGAGCAAGAGGTTATCTTATTCGTTGGAAATCTCTATTCAGTAAAAGGACTGGAGTATTTAATTCGTGCAATGCGACAGGTATATAGAGAACGTCCCCAAGCCTCTTTATGGATTGTAGGAGAGGGACCACTACGGAAGCGACTCCAAGCACAGGTAGAAGCACTGACAATGACGCATGCAATCAGCTTTGTGGGTCGTCGTCCACATGAAGAGATCGCAACTTGGATGAATGCGAGCCATCTTATATGTTTGCCTAGTTTGCACGAGGGACTGGGTGGGGTGCTCCTTGAAGCCATGGGTTGTGCTATTCCCGTCGTCGCCACTCGAGTGGGTGGAATTCCTGAAATCGTGCGCGAGGGGGAAACAGGGATGTTGGTGGCTGCTCAAGATGAACAGGCATTGGCAGGGAAGGTTGTAGAGATGTTGCGGTTGTCGGGGGAGGATAAGTGTGCATATGCACAGCGGGCTTATCGCTTCTCTCAATCTTTTCGCTGGGAAAAAAGTGCTAGCCAATTGATAGCACTATATGAAAAATTAACTTAA
- the fabZ gene encoding 3-hydroxyacyl-ACP dehydratase FabZ: MTIADIQRILPHRYPFLLVDKIIECDWGVRAVGQKNVSINEPFFAGHFPGHPVMPGVLIMEALAQVGAVSILGVEENRGKIGFLTGLDRVRIRGQVKPGDILRLEVEMLKMRRYIGKAKGTATVEGKVVAEGELMFAIGEAE, encoded by the coding sequence ATGACGATTGCTGATATACAACGCATTTTGCCACACCGTTATCCCTTTTTATTGGTAGATAAGATTATTGAATGTGACTGGGGAGTGCGCGCGGTAGGACAGAAAAATGTCAGTATCAACGAGCCTTTTTTTGCTGGTCATTTTCCTGGACACCCCGTGATGCCAGGAGTGTTAATCATGGAAGCATTGGCCCAAGTAGGAGCGGTGTCGATCTTAGGAGTGGAAGAAAATCGAGGAAAGATTGGTTTTTTAACAGGCTTGGATCGGGTTCGTATTCGTGGTCAGGTAAAGCCAGGAGATATTTTGCGCTTAGAGGTGGAAATGTTAAAAATGCGACGTTATATAGGGAAAGCGAAAGGGACTGCTACGGTAGAGGGTAAAGTGGTGGCAGAAGGAGAATTGATGTTTGCGATTGGTGAAGCCGAATAA
- a CDS encoding nucleotide sugar dehydrogenase — MESVASDSQLLAKINDRCAVIGVVGLGYVGLPLAVEKAKAGYEVIGFDIQPGRVDMVNEGINYIGDVVDNDLVSMVESGRFRATVDYAEISRVDAVMICVPTPLDNYQQPDTSYVEASTTEITKYLHAGMLVVLESTTYPGTTEEVVRPIIEQSGLIIGKDVFLAFSPERVDPGNKVFRTKNTPKVVGGVTPECTKIAAQMYRHVLDGEVFEVSTPSVAEMEKILENTFRNINIALANEMAILCYKMGIDVWEVIEAAKTKPYGFMAFYPGPGLGGHCIPIDPFYLTWKAREYNYHTRLIELAGEINHYMPQFVIERLMKILNRYGKAVNQARICILGVAYKKDIDDYRESPVLEIIHELESYGADLQIHDPHIDTFSYKGKKYATLPWSQEMIQKADLVLITTDHTQFDKEAIATYARVIFDTRNALKDVPTIYADYEKL, encoded by the coding sequence ATGGAATCGGTTGCAAGTGATTCACAGCTACTCGCAAAAATTAATGATCGTTGTGCGGTTATCGGTGTGGTTGGATTGGGTTATGTCGGTTTGCCGCTCGCTGTTGAAAAAGCAAAAGCTGGTTATGAAGTGATCGGGTTCGATATTCAGCCCGGGCGCGTTGATATGGTAAATGAGGGCATCAATTATATCGGTGATGTCGTGGATAACGATCTAGTCTCGATGGTAGAAAGCGGCCGCTTTCGCGCGACTGTGGATTATGCCGAGATATCAAGAGTGGATGCCGTCATGATTTGTGTCCCCACTCCTCTGGATAATTATCAACAGCCGGATACCTCCTACGTGGAGGCATCTACTACGGAGATTACTAAATATCTGCATGCGGGTATGTTAGTGGTCTTGGAGAGCACCACCTATCCGGGCACAACGGAGGAAGTAGTGCGTCCCATTATCGAACAGTCAGGGCTAATCATCGGCAAGGATGTCTTTCTCGCTTTTTCTCCCGAGCGAGTTGATCCGGGTAATAAGGTATTTAGGACGAAAAACACTCCGAAGGTAGTAGGGGGAGTAACGCCAGAATGTACGAAGATTGCGGCACAAATGTATCGTCATGTATTAGATGGAGAGGTGTTTGAGGTTTCCACCCCTTCCGTTGCCGAAATGGAAAAAATATTAGAAAACACGTTTCGTAATATTAACATCGCGTTAGCCAATGAAATGGCTATCCTCTGTTATAAGATGGGGATTGACGTATGGGAAGTGATTGAAGCAGCAAAAACCAAACCATATGGGTTTATGGCTTTTTATCCTGGTCCAGGTCTAGGGGGGCATTGCATTCCCATTGATCCATTCTATCTGACCTGGAAAGCGAGGGAGTATAACTATCATACACGTCTGATTGAATTAGCAGGTGAAATTAATCACTATATGCCGCAGTTTGTGATAGAGCGCTTGATGAAAATCTTAAATCGCTACGGCAAGGCAGTTAATCAGGCCCGTATTTGCATTTTAGGGGTAGCATATAAGAAAGATATTGACGACTATCGAGAATCCCCCGTTTTGGAGATTATACATGAATTGGAATCATATGGAGCTGATCTACAGATACACGACCCTCATATTGATACCTTTTCATATAAAGGTAAGAAGTACGCCACTCTACCATGGAGCCAAGAGATGATCCAAAAAGCGGACTTGGTGCTTATCACAACCGATCATACCCAATTCGATAAGGAAGCGATCGCTACGTATGCGCGTGTAATTTTTGATACGCGTAATGCGTTAAAAGATGTTCCGACAATATACGCCGATTATGAAAAGCTGTAA
- the wecB gene encoding non-hydrolyzing UDP-N-acetylglucosamine 2-epimerase, which translates to MKAVTIVGARPQFIKAAPISRVWRQHGEEILVHTGQHYDHNLSDIFFSELEIPQPDYHLHVGSKSHGEQTGEMLTKIERILLEEKPDLVIVYGDTNSTLAGGLAAAKLHVPVAHVEAGLRSFNRRMPEETNRVLTDHLSTWLFCPTETAVAHLLREGMSEGVHMVGDIMVEAVQYNIQLARRQSTILQQLALTPDQFLLATLHRAENTDHESRLRSIVSALNQIEYKVVLPLHPRTQARLAQWDLQITNPNVIMIAPIGYLDMLQLEAAAAKILTDSGGVQKEAFLLQTPCITMRDETEWVETVKWRANRLVGADERQIVEAAHERSVIHFDKIPPLYGAGRTADQIIHVLAKG; encoded by the coding sequence ATGAAAGCGGTAACGATTGTAGGAGCTAGACCTCAATTTATTAAAGCGGCACCCATCTCACGCGTGTGGCGTCAGCATGGTGAAGAGATTCTCGTTCATACTGGACAACATTATGACCACAACCTCTCCGACATATTTTTTTCGGAATTGGAGATACCGCAACCTGATTATCACCTTCATGTTGGCTCTAAATCACACGGAGAACAAACGGGAGAGATGTTGACCAAGATTGAACGTATTTTGCTTGAGGAGAAACCTGATCTCGTTATTGTATACGGCGACACAAATTCTACATTAGCGGGTGGATTAGCGGCGGCCAAACTCCATGTGCCCGTCGCTCATGTAGAAGCTGGATTACGTAGTTTTAATCGCCGGATGCCAGAAGAAACCAATCGTGTGTTGACTGATCATCTTTCCACCTGGCTCTTTTGTCCGACGGAAACAGCGGTTGCTCATCTTTTGCGTGAGGGCATGAGCGAGGGTGTACATATGGTGGGGGATATTATGGTGGAGGCGGTACAGTATAACATACAGTTAGCGCGACGGCAGTCGACGATCTTACAGCAACTTGCCCTTACCCCAGATCAATTTCTGTTAGCCACGCTTCACCGGGCAGAAAATACCGATCATGAAAGTCGATTACGTAGCATCGTATCTGCCCTGAATCAAATTGAATATAAAGTGGTTCTCCCCCTCCATCCACGTACACAGGCCAGACTAGCGCAGTGGGACTTACAGATTACCAATCCCAACGTGATTATGATTGCCCCTATCGGTTATTTGGATATGCTACAACTGGAAGCCGCGGCGGCTAAGATTCTTACGGATTCTGGAGGAGTGCAGAAGGAAGCTTTTTTATTACAGACCCCTTGTATAACCATGCGTGATGAAACCGAGTGGGTGGAAACAGTGAAGTGGCGAGCGAATCGGCTTGTTGGTGCAGATGAACGTCAAATAGTAGAAGCGGCTCACGAGCGCTCAGTCATTCATTTTGATAAAATCCCACCATTATACGGAGCAGGACGGACGGCAGATCAGATTATTCATGTACTTGCAAAAGGTTAG
- a CDS encoding acyltransferase, protein MEMIHSSVHMGEEVSYGEHVVIEEGVVIGAHTSIGHHVVILAGTKIGEGVTIADHTVLGRYPRPSKTSTARQDADLPTLKIGNGVIIGSGSVLYRGSLLAQDVMVGDLATIRERCEVGERVTVGRGVTLENDVSIGAHSKIQSNAYITAYTSVEDYVFIAPCVITTNDDYMGRTEERFQFVKGPHIKRGARVGGGVTLLPGVTVAEESFIAAGAVVTRDTESGMVYMGVPAKPVRAVPAAEKIQSESTSRALGK, encoded by the coding sequence ATGGAAATGATTCACTCATCCGTTCATATGGGTGAAGAGGTTTCATATGGAGAGCATGTAGTGATCGAAGAAGGGGTGGTGATTGGTGCTCACACTTCGATTGGTCATCATGTAGTCATTTTGGCCGGTACTAAGATAGGAGAAGGGGTAACGATCGCTGATCATACTGTGCTTGGTCGTTATCCTAGACCGAGTAAGACGAGTACAGCTCGTCAGGATGCAGATCTACCTACGTTGAAGATTGGAAATGGAGTAATCATCGGAAGTGGTTCAGTTCTGTACCGTGGCAGCTTGTTGGCACAAGATGTAATGGTGGGGGATTTAGCTACGATTCGTGAGCGGTGTGAGGTAGGAGAGCGGGTAACGGTGGGAAGAGGCGTGACATTGGAGAATGACGTATCGATCGGAGCACATAGTAAAATCCAGAGCAATGCATATATTACAGCGTACACAAGTGTAGAAGATTATGTGTTTATCGCTCCCTGTGTGATTACAACCAATGATGATTATATGGGTAGAACAGAGGAACGCTTTCAATTTGTGAAAGGGCCACATATCAAAAGAGGAGCACGGGTGGGAGGAGGGGTGACACTGTTACCAGGAGTAACTGTGGCTGAGGAGAGCTTTATTGCCGCAGGAGCAGTTGTCACTCGCGATACGGAGTCTGGAATGGTGTATATGGGGGTTCCAGCTAAACCCGTACGGGCAGTTCCAGCTGCAGAAAAGATTCAAAGTGAGAGTACTAGTAGGGCGCTTGGCAAATGA
- a CDS encoding Gfo/Idh/MocA family protein: MIRYGIVGCGHIASAHIQAITKAKGAVLTALCDRDPKRLAVYKDEGVALYTDFEEMVRTAPVDVINICTPSGLHAEQTVIAAEAGKHVIVEKPMALTLADADRMISICKQKEVKLAVVHPHRFRPAMVVLKQMIERGGFGSLSHVNATLRWNRNQDYYDQAQWRGTKELDGGVLMNQAIHNIDLLLWLVGDVEEVSSFQATQVRDIEAEDTAVSILRFQNGVLGIVEAAVTVYPRNLEESIHLFGSDGTAQVGGPTAHYLHTWQFCNIPESEQQSLLDQVQVDPYGKPGHLHIIEDMTAAIRDHRSPLISGEEGRKALQLIVACYQSHAQKQTIRLSKPGKEVHL, translated from the coding sequence ATGATTCGATATGGCATTGTGGGATGTGGTCATATTGCAAGCGCACATATACAGGCGATCACTAAAGCGAAAGGAGCTGTCTTAACGGCTCTTTGTGATCGTGATCCAAAGAGACTCGCAGTGTATAAAGACGAGGGGGTCGCCCTTTACACTGATTTTGAAGAGATGGTGCGCACAGCCCCGGTTGATGTAATCAATATCTGTACACCCAGTGGTCTGCACGCAGAGCAGACGGTTATAGCGGCAGAGGCAGGGAAGCATGTGATTGTGGAAAAGCCGATGGCACTAACATTGGCGGATGCAGATCGAATGATTTCCATATGCAAGCAAAAAGAAGTGAAACTGGCGGTGGTTCATCCCCATCGGTTTCGTCCTGCGATGGTGGTGCTCAAACAGATGATAGAGCGAGGGGGATTTGGTTCACTCAGTCATGTGAACGCCACTTTACGCTGGAACCGGAATCAAGATTATTATGACCAGGCGCAGTGGCGAGGAACAAAAGAGCTTGATGGTGGAGTGTTGATGAATCAAGCTATTCATAACATAGATTTGCTTTTATGGTTGGTGGGGGATGTGGAAGAAGTAAGTTCGTTTCAAGCCACGCAAGTGCGTGATATAGAGGCGGAAGATACAGCAGTATCCATTTTACGTTTTCAAAACGGGGTACTGGGAATTGTTGAAGCAGCAGTCACTGTTTATCCACGCAATTTAGAAGAATCGATTCATCTTTTCGGTTCAGATGGGACAGCACAAGTAGGAGGACCGACAGCCCATTACTTACACACATGGCAGTTTTGTAATATTCCAGAGTCTGAGCAACAATCTCTTTTAGATCAGGTCCAAGTGGATCCTTACGGTAAACCGGGTCATTTGCATATCATTGAAGACATGACAGCCGCAATTCGTGATCATCGTTCACCTCTGATTTCTGGGGAAGAAGGTCGTAAAGCGCTTCAGCTCATTGTCGCATGTTACCAATCACATGCACAAAAACAAACGATACGTCTTTCTAAACCAGGGAAAGAGGTGCACTTATGA
- a CDS encoding DNA-directed RNA polymerase subunit beta, giving the protein MSDKERNEHTDIEEENSNVEETGPITSSEEEKQISEEEKQIEEEKQIEEKKQIQIEEEQIEEVEEAEEIREEDSHNHQTATKEQEETHTLGEKDTSAESEGDLITRPEMESANPLTEVDGDDGHVEDVPADDEDQVEEKHQLNEDEQHSEKSENIEEGNLDPISVSENKAIEEGHEAIQPAGVLKWSEADEEENELVEGEADQAEVSTQTNQTADIGKKVGIVIWKIVWLPLLFLTALSIGLIVGYSSNGGEWKEVFSVELWEHLYNLVYK; this is encoded by the coding sequence ATGTCAGATAAGGAAAGAAATGAACATACAGATATAGAGGAAGAAAATTCAAACGTTGAGGAAACAGGCCCGATCACTTCCTCTGAAGAAGAAAAGCAAATATCTGAAGAAGAAAAGCAAATAGAGGAAGAAAAACAGATTGAAGAAAAAAAACAGATACAGATAGAGGAAGAACAGATTGAAGAAGTAGAGGAAGCTGAGGAAATCAGAGAAGAGGATAGCCATAACCATCAGACTGCTACAAAAGAGCAGGAAGAGACTCACACTTTGGGAGAAAAAGATACGTCAGCAGAATCTGAGGGTGATTTAATCACCCGACCAGAGATGGAGTCTGCCAATCCTCTTACTGAGGTGGATGGGGATGATGGACATGTAGAAGATGTACCAGCAGACGATGAGGACCAGGTTGAAGAGAAGCATCAGTTGAATGAGGATGAGCAGCACTCAGAAAAAAGCGAAAACATAGAAGAGGGTAATCTAGACCCCATATCTGTTTCAGAAAATAAAGCCATAGAGGAAGGGCATGAAGCCATACAACCGGCTGGAGTTCTCAAGTGGAGCGAAGCCGATGAAGAAGAGAATGAGCTTGTTGAGGGGGAAGCTGACCAAGCTGAGGTTTCTACTCAGACGAATCAGACAGCTGACATTGGGAAAAAAGTAGGTATCGTGATTTGGAAGATTGTTTGGCTCCCTTTATTGTTCCTAACAGCGTTGTCCATTGGTTTGATAGTAGGGTATAGTTCCAATGGAGGCGAGTGGAAAGAAGTTTTTAGTGTAGAATTGTGGGAACACCTATATAATCTTGTTTACAAATAA